In a genomic window of Styela clava chromosome 7, kaStyClav1.hap1.2, whole genome shotgun sequence:
- the LOC120327534 gene encoding sushi, von Willebrand factor type A, EGF and pentraxin domain-containing protein 1-like produces the protein MGNVSLLISTLLCIFGLTAAYYDNYVSKKQGCRSPTLPDELYAANMPEEICPIGTILKFSCRPEFELRGPRQAKCVYGGHWMPPNLPVCHAINACANHPCGYNADCINDGQSYRCVCNSGYYMKDKKCHAQVCYAPGVKHDWSYSPVHKKTWRVGQTISFHCPTGYELIGVKSAKCLLGGKWNREAPDCRKRIFCSLPSLPKYCSYSPRYQKTWYAGGMIHFHCPTGYKLVGHSYSICAKDGTWTQSPPICERPVFCHVPNLPTNCMYSPKYQHSWKVGGNILFSCPNNYMLKGHGSAVCLANGQWNNSPPSCERKIMCRVPHVPKRTGFLGNTRRQWRPVGGRLSFSCPDGYILKGHNSATCTAEGKWDNSPPVCERRPTCAVPNLPEHCTYYPIHATSWMVGHKIHFHCPHGYKMLGHSYATCLEDGLWDNSPPTCEPPTLCPVPTMPQYCSYSPRYQRSWYVGQKIKFYCPFGYVLQGDLYAKCNEGGIWSSQPPTCYKPTQCYLPTLPPFCGYAPARQQSWNVGDKITFFCPSGFDLKGETQAACQDSGLWDNSPPVCKRREMCHTPHMSKYGSYLPPFGKHFEIGHTIKFICPKGFSLVGADHATCIEGEKWDNPTPRCIRYTCLLPKFPPHCSYFPRFQKSWSSGHKINFVCPRGYELKGHKYATCSDEGKWDNAPPTCHRKPAYCKAPVLPVKCKMTSPYKQYYHEGEITHFACPTGFRMKGYKAAKCRYTGLWSNPPPICYRYNYQLLRMRKRYGK, from the exons ATGGGAAATGTGTCTCTTTTAATTTCCACACTGCTGTGTATATTCGGATTAACTGCAG CGTACTATGACAACTATGTATCTAAGAAGCAAGGATGCCGGTCTCCAACCCTACCAGACGAACTTTACGCGGCCAACATGCCAGAAGAAATATGCCCAATCGGTACAATATTGAAATTCTCTTGCAGGCCAGAATTTGAACTAAGGGGGCCAAGACAAGCAAAATGCGTTTACGGTGGTCATTGGATGCCACCTAATCTTCCGGTATGCCACG CAATCAACGCCTGTGCAAATCACCCATGTGGGTACAACGCTGACTGCATCAATGATGGTCAAAGTTATAGATGTGTTTGCAATTCTGGTTACTACATGAAAGACAAGAAATGCCACG CACAAGTTTGTTACGCTCCCGGTGTGAAACATGATTGGTCATATTCACCGGTGCACAAGAAGACTTGGCGTGTTGGTCAGACAATTTCTTTTCACTGTCCGACTGGCTATGAACTAATTGGCGTAAAATCTGCCAAATGCCTATTAGGAGGTAAATGGAATCGGGAAGCTCCTGACTGCAGAAAAA GAATATTTTGCTCCTTACCTTCACTGCCCAAGTATTGCAGTTACTCGCCAAGATATCAAAAAACATGGTATGCAGGAGGAATGATACATTTTCATTGTCCAACTGGTTACAAATTAGTTGGTCACAGCTACTCAATTTGCGCAAAAGACGGTACATGGACCCAGTCACCCCCTATTTGCGAACGAC CCGTTTTTTGCCACGTTCCCAATCTGCCAACAAATTGCATGTACTCACCAAAGTATCAGCATTCGTGGAAAGTTGGAGGCAACATCTTATTTTCATGTCCAAATAACTACATGTTGAAAGGGCATGGGTCCGCAGTGTGCCTTGCAAATGGACAGTGGAATAATTCACCACCAAGTTGTGAACGAA AAATAATGTGCCGAGTACCACATGTTCCAAAGCGTACTGGATTCTTAGGGAACACTCGTCGACAATGGCGACCTGTTGGTGGACGACTTAGTTTTTCTTGTCCGGACGGATATATATTAAAAGGTCATAATTCTGCAACCTGTACTGCTGAGGGAAAATGGGACAACTCACCCCCAGTTTGCGAAAGAC GTCCAACGTGCGCTGTTCCGAATCTGCCAGAACATTGTACATACTATCCAATTCACGCAACCTCCTGGATGGTTGGAcacaaaattcatttccattgTCCCCATGGATACAAGATGCTAGGTCATAGTTATGCTACATGCTTAGAAGATGGGTTATGGGACAACTCGCCGCCTACCTGTGAACCAC CAACCTTGTGTCCTGTTCCAACAATGCCGCAGTACTGTAGTTACTCCCCTCGATATCAACGTTCTTGGTATGTTGGAcaaaaaattaagttttattGCCCGTTTGGATACGTGTTGCAAGGTGATTTGTACGCTAAGTGCAACGAAGGTGGAATCTGGAGCAGTCAACCGCCAACTTGTTATAAAC CAACACAATGTTATCTACCTACGTTACCACCGTTTTGTGGATACGCCCCGGCTCGTCAACAATCCTGGAACGTTGGAgacaaaattacttttttctGTCCCAGCGGATTCGATTTGAAGGGAGAAACTCAGGCTGCGTGTCAGGACAGTGGGTTGTGGGATAACAGCCCACCAGTGTGCAAAAGAC gGGAAATGTGCCATACACCACATATGTCAAAGTATGGTTCATATTTACCGCCGTTTGGTAAACATTTCGAAATCGGGCACACAATAAAATTCATATGTCCAAAAGGTTTTTCATTGGTGGGAGCTGACCATGCAACTTGCATCGAAGGAGAAAAATGGGACAATCCAACACCTCGTTGTATTC GTTATACATGCTTACTTCCGAAATTTCCACCGCATTGTTCGTATTTCCCAAGATTTCAAAAATCATGGAGCTCAGGTCACAAAATAAACTTTGTTTGCCCCAGAGGATATGAGCTGAAAGGACACAAATATGCAACTTGTTCCGATGAAGGGAAATGGGACAACGCACCACCAACTTGCCATA GAAAACCAGCATATTGTAAAGCTCCCGTTCTGCCCGTGAAATGTAAGATGACATCTCCATATAAACAATACTATCACGAAGGAGAAATAACTCACTTTGCGTGTCCAACAGGATTTAGAATGAAAGGATACAAAGCTGCAAAATGTCGATATACTGGACTCTGGTCCAATCCACCGCCAATTTGTTACC GTTACAATTATCAACTTCTAAGGATGAGAAAACGTTACGGCAAATAA